A single window of Candidatus Aminicenantes bacterium DNA harbors:
- a CDS encoding DUF1028 domain-containing protein: MKKSTVAFVLMGLCLVPHAAAEQAEPLVSTYSIVARDADTGEIGVAVQSHWFSVGSIVCWAEAGVGAVATQSFVDPSYGPLGLRLMRSGKSPQQALSGLLKADSHPEVRQVAMINACGDVAVHTGNSCIAAAGHQTGDGYSCQANMMEKDTVPAAMAAAYETTKGSLVDRLMAALEAAQAEKGDIRGKQSAAIIVVAGESFGVPWKGRLFDLRVEDHSRPLKELKRLIRIAKAYRHMNRGDEYLAEKKVDLALEAYSRAMEIYPDNPELMFWPATLLAASGRVEESLPLFRKVFARNPNWGELLKRLPAAGQFPDDPALLKRILELLQD, translated from the coding sequence ATGAAAAAATCAACTGTTGCGTTTGTGTTAATGGGATTGTGCCTGGTTCCGCATGCCGCCGCTGAGCAGGCGGAGCCACTGGTTTCCACCTATTCCATCGTGGCGCGCGACGCCGATACCGGTGAGATCGGTGTGGCCGTTCAATCCCACTGGTTTTCGGTGGGATCGATCGTTTGCTGGGCGGAGGCCGGTGTGGGAGCGGTGGCCACCCAGTCCTTTGTGGACCCATCTTACGGTCCGCTGGGTCTGCGCCTCATGCGTAGCGGCAAGTCCCCTCAACAGGCCTTGAGCGGTTTGCTGAAAGCCGATTCGCATCCCGAAGTGCGCCAAGTGGCCATGATCAACGCATGCGGGGACGTGGCCGTCCATACCGGTAATAGTTGTATCGCCGCCGCCGGTCATCAAACTGGAGACGGATACTCCTGTCAAGCCAACATGATGGAAAAAGATACGGTTCCCGCGGCCATGGCCGCCGCCTATGAAACCACGAAAGGTTCGTTGGTGGACCGCCTGATGGCGGCTTTAGAGGCGGCCCAAGCGGAAAAAGGGGATATCCGCGGCAAACAGTCGGCAGCCATCATCGTGGTTGCCGGGGAATCCTTCGGGGTGCCCTGGAAGGGACGGCTGTTCGACCTGCGCGTAGAAGACCACTCCCGGCCCCTAAAGGAACTGAAACGGCTGATCCGCATTGCCAAGGCCTACCGCCACATGAACCGAGGGGACGAATACCTGGCGGAAAAAAAGGTTGACCTTGCCCTGGAGGCCTATTCCCGGGCCATGGAGATCTACCCGGACAACCCGGAATTGATGTTCTGGCCCGCCACCCTGCTGGCGGCCTCCGGCCGGGTGGAAGAGAGCCTCCCCCTTTTCCGTAAAGTCTTTGCCCGCAATCCCAACTGGGGCGAACTGCTGAAACGGTTGCCCGCGGCCGGGCAGTTCCCCGATGACCCGGCACTGTTGAAACGCATTCTGGAGCTGCTACAGGATTAA
- a CDS encoding sodium:solute symporter family protein: MEIRMVVVGLYCLLIVAVGVIGMRRTHSFADFFLAGGKVGPWMSAFSYGTAYFSAVVFIGFAGNVGWNFGLSGLWIALFNAFLGVLGVWGLLGWKIKQVSTRLQVSTMNEYLERRYDSPFLKLFASIAVFVFLVPYSAAVFKGLSYLFKSNFNVEYWQALVFMGILTGLYMVMGGYKSMAMIDTVFGIIMTVGVVVLLFFTLDKGGGLDGILSQLRDIPQVGSRLAGVIGPPGWWPLFCLVFLTSVAPFAMPHLVQKFYAIRDRRAIRHGKIASTFFAVLIGGSAYFLGATTRVFLSPEKNPLAFKNGVPQVDILMPELLTRVIPESLSVIILLLILSASMSTLAALVLVSSSSFAKDFYGGFINKCISDRNLTRLMRVASSGFILISVLLAYLDLKTIVAILGISWGAIGSTFLGPFVWGLFSKRATRAAAKISAFIGLTTCLVLHYGFQRASPEAGTIGMLVSLLIPPVVFLFQHARKSEQKNTVAE, from the coding sequence GTATTGCCTGCTGATTGTTGCCGTCGGAGTCATCGGTATGCGCCGGACCCATTCTTTTGCGGATTTCTTTCTGGCGGGAGGTAAAGTCGGCCCCTGGATGTCCGCTTTTTCATACGGCACCGCCTACTTTTCCGCGGTTGTCTTTATCGGTTTTGCCGGCAACGTCGGCTGGAATTTCGGCTTGTCCGGCCTGTGGATTGCCCTGTTCAACGCTTTCCTGGGAGTACTGGGCGTATGGGGGTTGCTGGGCTGGAAGATCAAGCAGGTGTCCACCCGGCTCCAGGTCAGCACCATGAACGAGTACCTGGAGCGTCGCTACGATTCCCCTTTCCTCAAACTTTTCGCATCAATTGCGGTTTTTGTGTTCCTGGTTCCCTATTCCGCGGCCGTGTTCAAGGGCCTGTCTTACCTGTTCAAATCCAATTTCAATGTGGAGTATTGGCAGGCCCTGGTGTTCATGGGGATCCTCACCGGCCTGTACATGGTCATGGGCGGATACAAATCCATGGCCATGATCGATACCGTGTTCGGCATCATCATGACTGTCGGGGTCGTGGTTTTACTCTTTTTCACCCTGGACAAAGGCGGTGGTTTGGACGGGATCCTTTCCCAACTCCGCGACATTCCCCAAGTCGGCTCCCGGCTTGCCGGAGTGATCGGACCGCCGGGATGGTGGCCCCTGTTCTGCCTGGTATTCCTGACCAGTGTGGCGCCCTTCGCCATGCCCCACCTGGTGCAGAAGTTCTACGCCATCCGCGACCGGCGCGCCATCCGCCACGGAAAAATCGCCTCTACATTCTTTGCCGTCCTGATCGGCGGATCCGCCTATTTTCTCGGCGCCACCACGCGCGTGTTTCTCAGCCCGGAAAAAAATCCGCTGGCTTTCAAGAACGGTGTTCCCCAGGTCGATATCCTGATGCCTGAGTTGTTGACGCGCGTGATCCCCGAGTCTCTTTCCGTAATCATCCTGTTGCTGATCCTGTCGGCATCCATGTCCACCCTGGCCGCCCTGGTACTGGTCTCCAGCTCTTCGTTTGCCAAGGACTTTTATGGCGGATTCATTAACAAGTGTATATCGGACCGCAACCTCACCCGGCTCATGCGCGTGGCCAGCAGTGGCTTTATCTTGATCTCGGTGCTTCTGGCCTACCTTGATTTGAAAACCATCGTAGCCATCCTGGGGATCTCCTGGGGCGCCATCGGGTCCACTTTCCTGGGTCCGTTTGTGTGGGGGTTGTTCAGCAAACGCGCCACCCGTGCCGCGGCGAAAATCAGCGCTTTTATAGGGCTCACAACCTGCCTGGTACTTCACTACGGTTTTCAGCGTGCCTCCCCGGAAGCCGGAACCATCGGCATGCTGGTATCGCTGTTAATTCCGCCTGTGGTGTTCCTGTTTCAGCACGCCCGGAAAAGTGAGCAAAAAAACACTGTGGCTGAGTGA